A genomic region of Metopolophium dirhodum isolate CAU chromosome 1, ASM1992520v1, whole genome shotgun sequence contains the following coding sequences:
- the LOC132936153 gene encoding caspase-3-like, which yields MEQYHQKLINDCMSDLIYVTSDLETIVENLLEKNENEGELNKKTTFYKLIQGRGPDAFTSLCRVLEETNNIKACNILTSSQTSEKEEQQLSSIELLDTMSFKNTISEHDEPYVKIHPDPKSIENDVNNLQSGHDVYPMRSNPKGHALILNINNIKDKDKITGFDVDMANVNKLFKGLGFIVHSKADLTEREIKNVINEFMSICRSEKANSIVVFIICHGVTGKDSTRSTGMLTEDGITINTDWLIEQFLHKKLSGNIPMLFFIDACRGPDRDFGWKYCSGENNYIQNYDDDMYPIGTISDQRYQDVFIAYATVPGHTAIRDPLDGSWFIQKLCQVFCENAYNTELARLMCLVDIKLDELSRIDHRSQTAEWSFRGFRKKFYFNPGLYEDNSDNNILMTSSTNPTDI from the exons ATGgaacaatatcatcaaaaattGATCAACGATTGTATGTCAGATTTAATATATGTTACTTCCGATTTAGAAACTATTGttgaaaatttattagaaaaaaat GAAAATGAGGgagaattaaacaaaaaaacaacattttacaaattaattcaaGGACGGGGACCTGATGCATTTACATCTTTATGCAGAGTATTAGAAgaaacaaataacataaaagCTTGCAACATTTTAACATCGTCCCAAACAAG TGAGAAAGAGGAACAACAATTAAGTTCAATTGAACTATTAGACACCATGTCATTCAAAAACACCATCTCTGAACATGATGAGCCATATGTAAAAATTCATCCTGATCCCAAATCCATTGAAAatgatgtaaataatttacaaagtgGTCATgat GTTTATCCAATGAGATCAAATCCTAAGGGCCatgcattgattttaaatatcaataatataaaagataaagaCAAAATTACAGGATTTGATGTTGACATGGCaaacgtaaataaattatttaaaggcCTTGGATTTATTGTTCACTCAAAAGCAGATTTAACTGAAAga gaaataaaaaatgttattaatgagTTCATGAGTATATGCCGTAGCGAAAAAGCTAATtctattgttgtttttataatatgtcatggTGTAACTGGAAAAGATTCAACTAGATCAACTGGTATGTTGACTGAAGATGGCATTACAATAAATACTGACTGGTTGATTGAGCAAttcttacataaaaaattatctggAAATATACCaatgttatttttcattgatgcaTGTCG aggaCCAGATAGAGATTTTGGTTGGAAATACTGCAGTGgtgaaaataattacatacaaaaTTATGATGATGATATGTACCCAATCGGAACAATTTCCGACCAACGTTATCAAGATGTTTTCATAGCATATGCCACTGTTCCTG ggCATACTGCTATACGTGATCCATTAGATGGGTCATGGTTCATACAAAAGTTGTGTCAAGTATTTTGTGAAAATGCTTATAATACTGAATTGGCTAGATTGATGTGTTtg GTGGATATTAAATTAGATGAACTGAGCAGAATTGACCACAGGTCTCAAACAGCAGAATGGTCATTTAGAGGTTTCAGAAAAAAGTTTTACTTTAATCCAGGCCTATATGAAGATaattcagataataatattttaatgacttcTTCAACCAATCCTACTGATATTTAA